The genomic region TTCTGGGCCGATTGCACCGGTAGGTCCCTGATGGCAACTTTTGTTGTACAAAACTTCACCTATCTTGTCCCGGAAAACTGTCGCAATCCCCCGAGGCGTGGGTAACTTCATGAACCCGCGTGCCGTGGAGACAACAACGACTAGTTTCCCCAAAGTAAACCTTCCAATTATTATATTCTGGTAGGATTCAGCCCGTACCACAAGAAATGTAAGGAGTATGGTCCTTTCGCGAGGGGCAAGTCCAAATGTAACCGGGAATGTGATTTGGCCGATTGGATCAACCTTTTCTATA from Helianthus annuus cultivar XRQ/B chromosome 10, HanXRQr2.0-SUNRISE, whole genome shotgun sequence harbors:
- the LOC110880944 gene encoding uncharacterized protein LOC110880944, with amino-acid sequence MVYADKGKGAKRSFSTLEPWMLATITVEPWVENLHLTTDPLIISAVVGDYNMRRILVDTESSEDIIYEHYFNRMQPEDKKLLESVHAPIKGFTIEKVDPIGQITFPVTFGLAPRERTILLTFLVVRAESYQNIIIGRFTLGKLVVVVSTARGFMKLPTPRGIATVFRDKIGEVLYNKSCHQGPTGAIGPER